The Oncorhynchus masou masou isolate Uvic2021 chromosome 31, UVic_Omas_1.1, whole genome shotgun sequence genome includes a region encoding these proteins:
- the zgc:112052 gene encoding protein C19orf12 homolog isoform X3: MHGVFKLSANQQIKTTVKGSSKGAVAAGGLAFAGGLVGGPLGIAVGGAVGGLLGCWMTSGQFKPLPQIIMELTPVQQQKLYDDIMAIMGEVQWTDMAQLTALVMGNATLQQQVTAALLGYVTKELQAEVHYVD, from the exons ATGCATGGGGTGTTTAAG TTATCTGCAAACCAACAGATAAAGACCACAGTGAAGGGATCTTCCAAAGGGGCGGTGGCAGCAGGAGGACTAGCCTTTGCAGGAGGACTGGTTGGAGGCCCCCTTGGCATCGCTGTGG GGGGTGCGGTCGGTGGCCTACTGGGATGCTGGATGACCAGTGGACAGTTCAAGCCGCTGCCTCAAATCATCATGGAGCTGACCCCGGTGCAGCAGCAGAAGCTCTACGATGACATCATGGCCATCATGGGCGAGGTCCAGTGGACCGACATGGCCCAGCTGACTGCCCTGGTCATGGGCAATGCCACCCTACAGCAGCAGGTGACCGCTGCCCTCCTGGGCTATGTGACCAAAGAGCTCCAGGCAGAGGTGCACTATGTAGATTGA
- the zgc:112052 gene encoding protein C19orf12 homolog isoform X1 — protein sequence MGCLRMSQRINDVVRLCCELSANQQIKTTVKGSSKGAVAAGGLAFAGGLVGGPLGIAVGGAVGGLLGCWMTSGQFKPLPQIIMELTPVQQQKLYDDIMAIMGEVQWTDMAQLTALVMGNATLQQQVTAALLGYVTKELQAEVHYVD from the exons ATGGGGTGTTTAAG AATGTCGCAACGAATTAACGATGTTGTGCGGCTGTGTTGCGAGTTATCTGCAAACCAACAGATAAAGACCACAGTGAAGGGATCTTCCAAAGGGGCGGTGGCAGCAGGAGGACTAGCCTTTGCAGGAGGACTGGTTGGAGGCCCCCTTGGCATCGCTGTGG GGGGTGCGGTCGGTGGCCTACTGGGATGCTGGATGACCAGTGGACAGTTCAAGCCGCTGCCTCAAATCATCATGGAGCTGACCCCGGTGCAGCAGCAGAAGCTCTACGATGACATCATGGCCATCATGGGCGAGGTCCAGTGGACCGACATGGCCCAGCTGACTGCCCTGGTCATGGGCAATGCCACCCTACAGCAGCAGGTGACCGCTGCCCTCCTGGGCTATGTGACCAAAGAGCTCCAGGCAGAGGTGCACTATGTAGATTGA
- the zgc:112052 gene encoding protein C19orf12 homolog isoform X4, with the protein MTSGQFKPLPQIIMELTPVQQQKLYDDIMAIMGEVQWTDMAQLTALVMGNATLQQQVTAALLGYVTKELQAEVHYVD; encoded by the coding sequence ATGACCAGTGGACAGTTCAAGCCGCTGCCTCAAATCATCATGGAGCTGACCCCGGTGCAGCAGCAGAAGCTCTACGATGACATCATGGCCATCATGGGCGAGGTCCAGTGGACCGACATGGCCCAGCTGACTGCCCTGGTCATGGGCAATGCCACCCTACAGCAGCAGGTGACCGCTGCCCTCCTGGGCTATGTGACCAAAGAGCTCCAGGCAGAGGTGCACTATGTAGATTGA
- the zgc:112052 gene encoding protein C19orf12 homolog isoform X2, producing MSQRINDVVRLCCELSANQQIKTTVKGSSKGAVAAGGLAFAGGLVGGPLGIAVGGAVGGLLGCWMTSGQFKPLPQIIMELTPVQQQKLYDDIMAIMGEVQWTDMAQLTALVMGNATLQQQVTAALLGYVTKELQAEVHYVD from the exons ATGTCGCAACGAATTAACGATGTTGTGCGGCTGTGTTGCGAGTTATCTGCAAACCAACAGATAAAGACCACAGTGAAGGGATCTTCCAAAGGGGCGGTGGCAGCAGGAGGACTAGCCTTTGCAGGAGGACTGGTTGGAGGCCCCCTTGGCATCGCTGTGG GGGGTGCGGTCGGTGGCCTACTGGGATGCTGGATGACCAGTGGACAGTTCAAGCCGCTGCCTCAAATCATCATGGAGCTGACCCCGGTGCAGCAGCAGAAGCTCTACGATGACATCATGGCCATCATGGGCGAGGTCCAGTGGACCGACATGGCCCAGCTGACTGCCCTGGTCATGGGCAATGCCACCCTACAGCAGCAGGTGACCGCTGCCCTCCTGGGCTATGTGACCAAAGAGCTCCAGGCAGAGGTGCACTATGTAGATTGA